A stretch of DNA from Lotus japonicus ecotype B-129 chromosome 4, LjGifu_v1.2:
CACTTGACAGACATAGAATTAGATAGGAAAAATTATTTCACACTAAATTTATCGAAAATGCCTAAGTCCCTTCTAATTTGGTAAAAGTACTCTTTAGGTAAAGGCTTGATGAAAATTTCAGCTAATTTTGTTAAGATTTGGCACTTTGAGACCTCTCAAAATCTCATCTTACGGGAGTTTCTAGCGTTTCCCCCAAGGGTTGATACCCACGAGCTTGATCATCAGCATTACCGTCAGTGCTAGGGATGTGGTGGATTCACAACCGTTAAGTCCCTAGCAGCTTGTGTACCTTTGAGAAGAGTTGTCCACATTGCAGATGTTCATTCAATTGACGATTAGATTTTCTTATCTCAACTAGTTAAAACTTTGCCACAGCTGTTTGAGTCACCAGTAAGACTAAGAGAGTGTACTTACTTTCAAGTCGTACGCAAGCTAAAGGTTCAATGTGCAATCATTGGTGACATTAATGGTTTGCATTGATGGTAAAGTTATCGGCGTGTTGATCAGTTGATTTGTGAAGTCGGTAGTGGCCACTACCCCTTGACATAGTGTTGGTTGATCACTCGTAGTTCCAGAATTTTGAGAAGAGAAAGATTTTCTTGACATTTGGGAAATCTCTCTACTATTTCGTAGGTGCATGAACCACACCGGTTGAGTAAAGTTCTACTGAAACTTCTTTGACCGAGTCCCACTGGATGTCCCAATTTTTTCCTGTTGGAAATAGTGTGGAGTCAGATTATATACTGTGAAGGTCAAGTACCACCCCCTCGTTGTGATTAAAATGAGCTTTCCTTCTCGATGCTACAAGGTATATGGTGTTCGAACTTAGTTAAGAGGAAGTGTTCCTCAATTGGCGTCTAGCTGGTCTCACCACTCAGACACAATTGTCGACAATCAGTGATGAAAAAGAAAGAGCTGGTGGAATCAATCATAACATGTTGGATGACACAAACTAGGAAAGAAAGTGTGAAATAGCACAATGAAAACAGAATGTCTTGCAGCGTGGAATGTCTTGCAGATACTCACCTCCGGTATCTATCAAACTTTGGAGATTTGATCAGCACAAAAGAAACATTTTGATGAGAAGAGGTCTTTTCCAAACAATGAACCAGTGCTAGTATAGGAAACATTTGGTTAATCGCATATCGTTTTAACTCGTCAATTTGTAGATAATTGAAACCACGATTAGATGACGTGCCTGTGGTGTTCATTAAATTTAATGTGTTAGCTAGCTAGTcactatatataattttatatcaGAGTCATATTTCTTCTTCATGGAAGCTTTAAGTTTTGCAATATCAACAGCTGTTCTAGGACATGTTTGAAAATTAGAAAATTCTGCTTTACAAAGAGAGGGTACTCTATACAAGAGTAAACAATGACATTGACATGACAAACAGGTTTGAAACCAGTTCTCTTCTTAAGGATAACTTTATTGGGAAACCAAATTATACAAGCTTTTGGGTTGTGCTACAAGGGAGGATACAGTGGTTAACATTGCTGAAGAGGCCTGAGGAGAAATCAAACATGTGGGGGTGTGATCTCAGCAGGTCTAGTTGCACCGTTGTGTTTTCTGCCTCTTTCACTTGTGCTGTTATCAGCAAATTTCAAGCTTGCATGATGTGATCCTTTCTGCTGCTCCTTGGAGTTCCACTCAGACATGTAGTAATCTTCTTCTGTGACCTTCTTAGATGAAGGGCCCAAAAACATCCCACCCCATTGTGGAAAGTAGATTAAGCATATTGGCAATGTGCATATTATGATCATGGCACCCATTAGAGTTATTCCTCTTTCTTTAGAAAACCTTGATCCTTTGAAGAATATTAACTGAGTCACCACTGCACCCACATTGCCTCCTCCTCCTGTCATTCCAGATATGACCCCTAATGACCTGAAGATGCATAGCAGAATATTAGAAACAATCACACAGAATATTGACATTGTCAGAGCTTCAATGTTCAATATTTGCAATTATACTTTAAAGTGGAGAAAAAGGGAAACAAGTTTTATATTGGATCTCTTGAGTCTGACTCAACCAAAATCTAGCCTTATAAGGATTATTtaggtcatatctctagtcaatataAAACCTTAATATGCCCCCTCACGCCTGCCCGAAGGTGAATAACTGGAGCGTGAAATTTTACAGGACTAGAAATTTGTGTTTGACATGGTGGTTCAATAAACAGATCTAGGATAAGCTAGGCCTAGCCAAAGTTCTAAAAGGCTAGAAATAATGTTTAAATGATTCAATTGATAAAACTGTCATAGACCAACTATTAAGCTTTTGGATGAAGCCACATAAATCgttttatattatacttctaACGAAAACGACTAGAAAACGCACCTTCTTGAGACAAAGGGAACAATTCCAAAGGTCATTCCACATGCAGCTTGGACAAAGACAGAGAATATGATCATAACAATGATGGATACACTTAGAGATCCAACCAAGCCCATGATTATACAGAGCACACCAGCCAAGGTTTGAGTCAGCCACAAGATCCATAGCCTACCCCTCATTCCAAACCTCCTTGCCATGACATCTGATACATAACCCCCTCCAGGTCTAGAAAATATGTTAGCTAAGCCGAAACTCGCAGCGATGATTCCGGCAGTGTGAAGTTTCAGATTAAACCTGTCATAGAAGTACTCAGCAATGATGTTGTCAATGGTAAGTTCCACACCAAAGCAGTAACCATAAGTCAATGCTAGAATCCACGCTCTATAATTTGTGACTCCGTGATAAACAACTTTTGACAATTCATCTTTTGGTTTATCCCCTGACTTCT
This window harbors:
- the LOC130711109 gene encoding high affinity nitrate transporter 2.5; the encoded protein is MDLELPNLSANESQQPKFTLPVDSENKATEFRLFSLAKPHMRSFHLSWFSFFACFVSSFAAAPLVPIIRDNLNLTATDVGNAGVASVSGAVFARIVMGTACDLFGPRLASASLIFLTAPAVYCTSIISSANSYLLVRFFTGFSLATFVSTQFWMSSMFSTNVVASANGLAGGWGNLGGGATQLIMPLVFSLIQDFGATKFTAWRIAFFIPAFLQMLTAYFILVFGQDMPDGNYHRLEKSGDKPKDELSKVVYHGVTNYRAWILALTYGYCFGVELTIDNIIAEYFYDRFNLKLHTAGIIAASFGLANIFSRPGGGYVSDVMARRFGMRGRLWILWLTQTLAGVLCIIMGLVGSLSVSIIVMIIFSVFVQAACGMTFGIVPFVSRRSLGVISGMTGGGGNVGAVVTQLIFFKGSRFSKERGITLMGAMIIICTLPICLIYFPQWGGMFLGPSSKKVTEEDYYMSEWNSKEQQKGSHHASLKFADNSTSERGRKHNGATRPAEITPPHV